One genomic region from Natrinema caseinilyticum encodes:
- the glmM gene encoding phosphoglucosamine mutase, with product MQVFGSSGTRGVANEELTPAFVLRVAKAAGTTWDGDRGGNRVAIARDTRHTGRMLADAAASGLASTGADVDRLGIIPTPGAQAYAEREGVPVVVITASHNPPQYNGVKLVGSDGVELSVSALEAIEETLLAESFAVASWDETGRVHDIESAGREYVDELLAATDRAAIADADLTVALDPGHGAGSLTSPTFFRKLGCRVVTVNGQPDGHFPGRDPEPVPDNLADLGRLVRATDADVGIAHDGDADRAIFFDEHGEYVEGDATLAALAAAELEAGDTTVSAVNVSQRLVDVVTDVGADLELTPIGSTNIITRIRELEASGERVPIAGEGNGGIFFPSYRLSRDGAFTAASFLELVAERPVSEIVAPFDGYVNVRRNVEYESTAERDAMLDAAANQAQIAEAELNTRDGYRLDYGDAWVLARPSGTEPLVRIYAEARDGDRATDLADDMYTALADAKADA from the coding sequence ATGCAAGTCTTCGGATCGAGTGGGACGCGAGGCGTCGCCAACGAGGAACTGACGCCCGCGTTCGTCCTGCGCGTCGCGAAAGCGGCCGGGACGACCTGGGACGGCGATCGCGGTGGGAATCGGGTCGCGATCGCCCGCGACACTCGCCACACCGGACGGATGCTGGCCGACGCGGCTGCCAGCGGACTGGCGAGTACGGGTGCCGACGTCGACCGTCTCGGAATCATCCCCACGCCAGGGGCACAGGCCTACGCCGAACGGGAAGGGGTCCCCGTCGTCGTCATCACGGCCTCGCACAACCCGCCGCAGTACAACGGGGTCAAACTCGTCGGCAGCGACGGCGTGGAACTCTCGGTCTCGGCGCTCGAGGCGATCGAAGAAACCCTCCTCGCCGAGTCGTTCGCCGTCGCGTCCTGGGACGAGACGGGCCGCGTCCACGATATCGAGAGTGCGGGGCGCGAATACGTCGACGAACTTCTCGCCGCCACGGACCGGGCGGCGATCGCCGACGCCGATCTCACCGTGGCGCTCGATCCGGGCCACGGCGCGGGATCGCTGACCAGCCCCACGTTCTTCCGCAAACTCGGCTGTCGCGTCGTCACCGTCAACGGCCAGCCCGACGGCCACTTCCCCGGTCGCGATCCCGAACCCGTCCCCGATAACCTCGCCGACCTGGGCCGACTCGTCCGCGCGACCGACGCCGACGTCGGCATCGCCCACGACGGCGACGCCGACCGCGCCATCTTCTTCGACGAACACGGCGAGTACGTCGAAGGCGACGCGACCCTCGCCGCGCTCGCCGCCGCCGAACTCGAGGCCGGCGACACCACCGTCTCCGCGGTCAACGTCTCCCAGCGGCTCGTCGACGTCGTCACCGACGTCGGCGCCGACCTCGAGTTGACTCCCATCGGCTCGACCAACATCATCACGCGCATCCGGGAACTCGAGGCCAGCGGCGAACGGGTGCCGATCGCGGGCGAGGGCAACGGGGGTATCTTCTTCCCGAGCTATCGGCTCTCGCGCGACGGGGCCTTCACGGCCGCGAGCTTCCTCGAATTGGTCGCCGAGCGGCCGGTCAGCGAGATCGTCGCGCCGTTCGACGGCTACGTCAACGTTCGACGAAACGTCGAGTACGAGTCGACGGCCGAACGCGACGCGATGCTCGACGCGGCGGCCAACCAGGCCCAGATCGCCGAGGCGGAACTCAACACCCGCGACGGCTACCGGCTGGATTACGGCGATGCCTGGGTGCTCGCCCGCCCCTCCGGCACCGAACCGCTCGTCCGGATCTACGCCGAAGCCCGCGACGGCGACCGGGCCACGGACCTCGCCGACGATATGTACACGGCGCTCGCCGACGCGAAAGCCGACGCCTGA